The following nucleotide sequence is from Solanum dulcamara chromosome 7, daSolDulc1.2, whole genome shotgun sequence.
CTCTTTGCGTTCCATGTATTAGGCTTGTTAAATCGAGTCTCTCCAAGTGTGGTCTTAAAGCTTGGTGGAACTTTTTCAAAAATGGTAGCGACTTTATCTCCATATTCTGTTTTGTAATAGCTACACAACTACTCACATACGGACACACATCGCCCAGATGAAGATTGGAGGGGTTGATCGTAGTATgcttcaaaaataataatatacccTATGTAATCTGAAAATGTAGGATTTTTAGGGAGTGTAAAGTGTCACCGACTTTACCCCTAATAGACCAAAGAATAACAAGAAACTACAAGAATAACATTATGACTAATAGTACGGCTCATAGCATATAAGGATAAGTGAGACAATACATAACCATCTTGTTAGACTTCTTACACTGGTCAGTGTCCTCCATAACCTATTATCTAATATCATGTCCTTAGTAAGTTGAAATTGCATAAGGTCATGTCTAAAAAATGTGTACTACATACTCTATGTAATTGTATTGGAATTTCAATCTTGAGCaaatattacaaaaataaatgttGATTTCTTAAATTACATGACAGACAAAAAAGAAGATGGAAAATGGTTGAAATCAAAGGAACAAAGAAAGAATGTGCAAAACTAGCTTGATGAAACTAGACATCCATTGTGCAAGGAAAATCCCCTTAAGCCGTTATAAGAGTCATTACAACTGGGTAGAAAAACTCCCCTTAGTGATGAAGACGAAAACACTATACGATTTAGAGAAGGCACTGACTTCAAGTTTATCTCTCTTAATGGTGTACAATTTTTTACCATTGCCTGTATTCTCTCTGCTGTCACACTAGTCCAAGTTCAACTTCAATAAGCGAGGACATCGGCTCCCAATCATGGCCAAGGCTTCATCACTTAAAGCTGAACCAGCTGCTTTGGTTCTCTGTCactgtttttctctttttcacaAAGTAAGTTTCAAACttaaaatacattatttttcCACCTTCCACCTTCTTTGACACTATTTCCTTATTAGTTCGTAGAAAAAACAATCTCACATTTCAATATTTCCTTAATGAGAAGCTTTTATAGAACACAAATGCTATAACATGTTTAAgataaaaagttttaaaagtctttatttctttcttaaattatgTAAAGAGTCAAACAAGGTGGAACGAGGAAGTATAGAATAGGGAATAGGGTCAAAAATGTTCCTTTACTATACGGAATATCTTAATTTTATACTATGTTATATTGGTAGCATTTATACTCGTATCGTTAGCAAATCGTCATTTATTTGTCCTTAACCTTAATCGAATTCCAACCTGAAGTGTAACAGATGGTAATGTTAAACCACAACCAAAAGTAGTTGAATAAATTAGGAACTTTTTCCTGAAACATTTTGACACGGGGAAATTGGAATACTTCCTTATCCACGTCCCTTAAAGTCGAGGGCAAATCCAAAACGATCTTACTAACCATAAAGATATAAGTGATTCAAAGTATAACGGGAGGTAACATTATGATCTTTCATATAGTAGAAGGAAATTTTTAGACATTTTCCCCTTGGAATAAAGTTATACAGAACTATTGTTAACACTGGTCTATTTCAAACGCTTAAAACTTCATTTTGGGAAATCATTACAGGAAACATTGTAACAACCCCAAGATCtcaaacaacaacaacttgcAGGCCTTTATAACAATAAGCCAACTGTCTCAGACAAAACTCCATGCTTATGTCTGAAGTTCAATATTATGGTTCCAATTCAGGCcatcaaagaagaagaaagaataaggaaaataagaaaagagtAGTGACTATTTTGATGTACTTATCTGGTGATTAAAATGATGCATATGTTCCACATCAGTGGCAAGCCAAGAACTAGCGGATTGGGTCTGATGTTTAATATTAGTACAAACACTGGTAGAGGTAAGGAGTtgggaggaagaagaagatggagaAAGAATTGAATTGATCAAGATGGATTTCTTTGGTGTAAGTAATATCGCAAAGAAAAAGAACTACACCACCAACGAATCAAAAATGGCAGAAGCTAGAAACATTGGATTTTTGAAGAGAAAGGAAAAACTTGGCAGAATGGATAAGGTTATGGTTTGTAGTCAGTTTACTGTAAAATGGCGAAGTCAATTGGAAATGAGGAAGAGAGCTAGAGTTTAGAAAGAATTGGATGGTATGTCAACATCTAATTTTAAGCTAGTTTCTAAAGAGAGTACACATTTTTGCTTATGTCTTTCACATGCTGCTCACTTGCAGGCCTAATTCTATTTCATGAGCTAAGTACATGGGTAGGTGACAATGAGACTCGAACCCAAAACCTCGTTATACCACGTGAAAGATTGATCTAGAGGAAATGATTTGAATGGTTAGTGTTATTTGCAATTATAAAGCACCTATTTATAAATGCTTGTATCAAATCATATCTAATCTAAGTATATACAAGAATATTTCAAAACCATATCTAATCCCAGAAATATTCTGAAGAATCAAAACTTAATCATAAAATCGTAATCTATAAAAAAGAACATCCAACATGATAGCAGGTTGCTCCTCTATTTCCACTTACAGTGGTTCCACTTTCAACTAATACAGCAGAACTCAACATCTGGTTAACAAGAACAGAGAAAAACTGGTAAATGCAGGATGAATTGGATGCGAATTTTACAATTTTCCTTCCTTTTTCTTATGACTTTCATCTTTAACCATTGGTACACAGAGCTGAGGAGGGGAGGGGGTTTGATTGCAACGTGCAGCTGTAAAACAAATGTGAAAAAAGATACTGGCAGACTGCACAGTCTATGTcaattttcatcaaaatttacaacagaaaaaaaaatggatTACTTCTATGACATGATTGACACAAGAATGAagaaaatggaaaatgtttaAGATCAAAGGGACACAATGTATCATATGTGCTATATACCAAGAAGAAACTAGCCTGAGTATACTCGACATCCATGGTGCAAGTAAAGTCCCCTCAAGCTATCAGTAAAAGCAGAGCAACAGGGCGGAATTACTCTCCTTAGTGATGAAGACGAAAACACCAAACTATTTAGAGAATTGATACTAACTTGAGGACACTTCTTCAAGTTTATCTCTCTCAATGATCTACAATTTTTCATCATTGTATGTAAGCCCTCTGCTGTCACTCCTTTGCAGTTCTCCAAGTTTAGTTTCAGCAGGCGAGAACATCTATTTCCGATCATGGCCAGGCCTTCATCATTTAATGCTGAACCAGCTGCACTAATGACCTCAAGATTAGGCAATTCCGTGCCTTTTCCAATATGTTTAATCCCTGCACAGTTATCAAGTTGCAAATCCCTTATCTGATTGCACACCTCAAGAGCAGCAATAATCCCTGCCTCTGTAAGGCTAGTACACGATATCACATCAAGAAACTCCATGTTGGGGCACATCAAAGCAACGTTCATGAGAGAGTCATCATCTAGGTACCGGTTACTTGCCAAATTAACAGCCCTGATTCTCGGGTTCCTTACACCATTATGAAAACAATCCTTTGTCCCAAAACCAGTATTTTCCATGAAAACTTCCTGTAGTGAAGGACAGTTTCTTGCAAGTGTGTAGAACGTCAAATTGGTCAATCTCCCACAACCGCTGAGATCAATGGTAACAATACATTGTAGATATTGGGATAAATCATTCATACACTCATCAATCAAAAAATCTACTTGAACCAAAGATAAGAACTTCAAAGACTGGTATGCACACAACAGCTTAGAGATGCCAGAAAATGTGAAACCTGTACACCAACAAAGTGAAAGCGTATATAGAGGGAGAGAAGCATTGGCCACCATGATGAGGAATTCATCTGTGATAATCGAGTTGGAAACCTCGAGTTTCTGTAAAGTTCGTCTAGAAGTAGACAAACATTCAAAACCGGAGCTCGATTGAGCAATGTGAATCTCAGACACTGAAATCCAACTCAAAGCAGCACAAGTACGCAGTACAGAAAGGATCCCTTTTAGAGTAATAAAAGGGCAATCGTCAATCTCAACGCCTTCTAAATTCAAACAATTTATAGAAAGTGCAACAAGAGACCTATCAGTAATCAAATGATTCCCAGAAACATTGATCTTACGCAAGCTACTCAAATTCACCGACAAAACCTCAATCCCAGAATCAGTCACACCCAAATTACTAGCCTCTGAAGCAATATATACAGAATCCAACACATAATCCGTACTCGGATAGCTAATATCTAACTCTTCCAGAAACGGAAACAACTGAGCAATAACATACAAATCAGAGTCACGCAAAAGAGTTAGATTGCTACACGTCAAAACCCTCAAACCCTTTAATTTCCGCCCCAATTCCTGCAACCCTTTAAAGGGTAATTTCTTATGATTGGAGATATCAAGTTGTTCAAGATTGGATGTATATGATACGGAATTGGCAAGATCAACCAGAACGGGATCAAGATCACCGCTGAACTTACTAAGATCAATGGAATTAAGATTCGGAAATCGGTGAATGAGTTTAGATATGGTACCGTGCATGAGCAGAGTGGAATCGATCACCGACAAACCTATTCTTAGACGATTAGTGAGAGCAAGAAATTGTTTGGACACCAGAGAAAACGATTCAAAGTCGGATTTGTGATGTAGACGATTGAATATCAGTTCCCAGCATTCTACAGGCAAATCCTTGCACCGATTCGCCATTGATTTCAGATAATTAgggctaaaaaaaaaaatacttcagTTACGAATTCTGTTCTTGCGAATTTTGGAATTCAGTGTTAAGTGAAAAATCTCGGATTGAGACTACTTTTAACAAATTGTTGAAGTGGGTCTACCATTTTTCGTTTTTGATGGACCAGCCACGAACTATCAGATTGTGTTTAATTTAGtccatttcaaaatttaaatttgagattcgGGAAGAAATAGCTCCCTTCTTATCTTAAAGGCCTGTTTTCATATTGAATTTTAGTTGGGTACGTAATTtgtgtgtttttttttaatttatattttttcttataaacatGAAAAATTTACAATTTATAAATACTATTCAAACTTCTCCAATTCTCATATGATCCTTTAATAATGTAATGAAAAGTCCTAAGAAAGTGGTAGGAGGGATGAAGAAGAAGCGGAGATGCAGTAGAAGAAgagggttgaatttttttatttaatttgtttgaatttgatatttttcaatcaaatttatTGCATTCACTCACTTTAAAATGGTTATACTACACAATCAACAAATAAATGTCATAGAAGTTTGATCAATGGtgaaaaatatgtttaaaatattaaatttaaaaagtgtTCAATTGACAAAGTCGCGAGATCCAAACTAAGTATAAGGGTTTCTTAGGCGGTCAGACTATTGCATTTCTTTTGGATATTTATATATGTGTACAATgttagtatgatatatatataattgaaacgttttttaaaaaattcgaaGCTTATTCATTATATACGGATATGTCTATTGAAGTCAAACAAACTACAATTATAATTTACTGTaccaaaatcatcaaaatcaaattttaaaatatcaaattatattaatttaatttagtatttatgataaaaatataatattttgaaaaaacaaaaaattgaaattaccAAATTGAAGTTATTATTATCATAACATTCCATATCAGGCCGCAAACAAGTCTTGCATGTGCTCTTTGTCGATGAGTTAAATTGTATTTCTCAATCAATCTTTAAACTTTTGCCATGTAATTTTCATTTGCTAATATAAATTAGATTGGACTCTGATTTCATCAATAATGAGATTCCTAACTAATGAAAAGTTTTGTTACATTGATGTCCAATGCAACTCAACCGATTAGTTGATCTGTTTAACAGATAATGAGATTCTCAATCATTGATTGAATTTCAAAAAAGCTACCACAAACTATGCCTCTAATTGTAAGTTCACTCGATGATTTTCGATTCCTCCACATATTAGATCTCTAGTGAGCTCAGATTTTTATTCtattcaaatgtattttttccATCTGCAAGTTTTTTAATGGGAAAAAACTTAAATATAATAAGTTTTGATAAAATGACATCCGTTAAAAAAGTTTGACTTATTTATATCATTGTTTTTTGAGAAAAAGGTCATGTCATTACTTTTTAATTCCGActttataaaatcattttttttacgTGTCCAATT
It contains:
- the LOC129896483 gene encoding uncharacterized protein LOC129896483; translation: MANRCKDLPVECWELIFNRLHHKSDFESFSLVSKQFLALTNRLRIGLSVIDSTLLMHGTISKLIHRFPNLNSIDLSKFSGDLDPVLVDLANSVSYTSNLEQLDISNHKKLPFKGLQELGRKLKGLRVLTCSNLTLLRDSDLYVIAQLFPFLEELDISYPSTDYVLDSVYIASEASNLGVTDSGIEVLSVNLSSLRKINVSGNHLITDRSLVALSINCLNLEGVEIDDCPFITLKGILSVLRTCAALSWISVSEIHIAQSSSGFECLSTSRRTLQKLEVSNSIITDEFLIMVANASLPLYTLSLCWCTGFTFSGISKLLCAYQSLKFLSLVQVDFLIDECMNDLSQYLQCIVTIDLSGCGRLTNLTFYTLARNCPSLQEVFMENTGFGTKDCFHNGVRNPRIRAVNLASNRYLDDDSLMNVALMCPNMEFLDVISCTSLTEAGIIAALEVCNQIRDLQLDNCAGIKHIGKGTELPNLEVISAAGSALNDEGLAMIGNRCSRLLKLNLENCKGVTAEGLHTMMKNCRSLREINLKKCPQVSINSLNSLVFSSSSLRRVIPPCCSAFTDSLRGLYLHHGCRVYSG